In a genomic window of Telopea speciosissima isolate NSW1024214 ecotype Mountain lineage chromosome 5, Tspe_v1, whole genome shotgun sequence:
- the LOC122661607 gene encoding uncharacterized protein LOC122661607, translated as MANQLGNLVESIKSKVRALKKSKKPYVKMDKSSSVKVEIRSRRARKLIDETLKVADRPGKKSIS; from the coding sequence ATGGCGAATCAACTGGGGAACTTGGTAGAATCGATCAAGTCGAAGGTGAGAGCTCTGAAGAAATCCAAGAAACCATATGTAAAGATGGACAAGAGCTCCAGCGTTAAGGTCGAAATCAGAAGCAGGCGTGCCAGGAAGCTCATCGACGAGACTTTGAAAGTCGCCGATCGTCCCGGAAAGAAAAGCATTTCTtaa
- the LOC122661604 gene encoding ACT domain-containing protein ACR1, whose protein sequence is MESCVYEPYFDPDFESLIERIHPPRVCIDNDTRQDCTLVKVDSANKHGILLEMVQVLTDLDLVISKSYISSDGGWFMDVFHVRDQFGHKLTDQNLIHYIQQALGAEGRRGKAREVETCLGRIVGEMSVSSTEYTAVEMTALDRPGLLSEIAAVLADLGCHVVSVVAWTHNYRAASILYVEDELNGGGPISDPERLSYVEKQLDNVVGAHHHHHHHHHHHHPLQRNSSMGVERGWRRAVRMATPVGGRTHMERRLHQMMSTVDGGDYDCCCCCCCGDGMTPKEEEGRGSVRGRTTEVSIDIESCNEKGYSVVSVRCRDRPNLLFDTVCTLTDMKYAVFHATIGSKASLAVQEYYIRHLDGCTMESETEKRRVAHCLVDAIERRASHGLRLNVCTRNRVGLLSNVTRVFREHGLSVTSAEIGTRGERAIGSFQVTDVSGNDVDSKTVELLRREIGGTIILEVVQKSPPARLNRASSSSSFCSGSGSGSSSSVEQGPRFSIGGLLWAQLERLSNNLGSIRPS, encoded by the exons ATGGAGAGCTGCGTTTATGAGCCCTACTTCGATCCCGATTTCGAGTCACTCATCGAAAGAATACATCCCCCAAG GGTTTGTATCGACAACGACACACGTCAAGACTGCACCCTTGTGAAG GTTGATAGTGCAAACAAGCACGGGATTCTACTGGAAATGGTACAAGTGCTGACGGACCTCGACCTTGTTATCTCCAAGTCTTATATCTCTTCCGACGGTGGCTGGTTCATGGATG TGTTCCATGTGAGAGATCAGTTCGGCCACAAACTAACTGACCAGAACCTCATTCACTACATTCAACAG GCACTGGGTgcggaaggaagaagagggaaagccAGGGAGGTGGAAACGTGCCTCGGAAGGATTGTGGGCGAGATGTCCGTATCATCGACGGAGTACACCGCCGTAGAGATGACGGCTTTGGACCGACCGGGACTATTGTCGGAGATCGCTGCGGTTCTCGCCGATCTTGGCTGCCACGTGGTGTCGGTAGTGGCCTGGACCCACAACTACCGCGCAGCCTCCATCCTCTACGTGGAAGATGAGTTGAATGGTGGCGGGCCCATCTCGGACCCAGAACGTCTGTCCTACGTGGAGAAACAGCTGGATAATGTGGTTGgggcccaccaccaccatcaccatcaccatcaccatcaccatccgcTGCAGAGGAACTCCTCCATGGGAGTGGAGAGGGGGTGGAGGAGGGCAGTCAGAATGGCAACCCCCGTAGGAGGTCGAACCCATATGGAAAGGAGGCTGCACCAGATGATGTCTACGGTAGACGGTGGGGACTacgactgctgctgctgctgctgctgtggaGACGGAATGACGCCGAAGGAGGAAGAAGGCCGCGGCAGCGTTAGAGGTAGGACGACTGAGGTGTCCATAGATATAGAGAGTTGTAACGAGAAAGGTTACTCGGTGGTGAGCGTGAGATGCAGGGACCGTCCCAACCTGCTCTTTGATACCGTCTGCACCTTGACCGACATGAAGTATGCCGTCTTCCATGCCACCATCGGCTCCAAAGCCTCCCTCGCTGTTCAG GAGTACTATATACGTCACCTGGACGGCTGCACTATGGAGTCAGAGACCGAGAAACGTAGAGTCGCCCATTGTTTGGTCGATGCCATTGAACGGAGAGCTTCTCAT GGGTTGAGGCTGAACGTCTGCACTAGAAACAGGGTGGGACTACTTTCAAATGTGACAAGGGTATTCAGGGAACATGGACTGTCAGTGACGAGTGCAGAGATTGGTACACGTGGAGAAAGGGCAATCGGGTCTTTCCAAGTTACAGATGTATCCGGAAATGACGTGGACTCGAAGACGGTAGAATTATTGAGAAGAGAGATCGGTGGAACCATCATCCTAGAGGTGGTACAGAAAAGCCCTCCTGCCAGGCTCAATCgtgcttcctcttcttcttctttttgtagTGGTAGCGGTAGCGGTAGTAGTAGCTCCGTGGAGCAGGGGCCCAGATTCTCAATAGGCGGCCTCCTTTGGGCTCAGCTCGAACGCCTCTCAAACAACCTCGGCTCCATTAGACCTTCCTGA